A region from the Thermanaeromonas toyohensis ToBE genome encodes:
- a CDS encoding ABC transporter ATP-binding protein → MPVLLELRGICKSFPGVKANDNVNLQVAAGEIHALLGENGAGKTTLMNCIYGLYTPDAGQIFWEGREVKINSIRDAINLGIGMVHQHFMLVHNFTVLENIMLGLPSRREPFLDKAKVAREVKELMEAYGLYVDLDAQIWQLPVGLQQRVEILKALYRKARLLILDEPTAVLTPGEVKELFHILRQLVAQGYAVIFITHKLDEVMAIADRITVLRDGKVVKTLEAKAADKKMLARLMVGREIAYEKPKTSATPGEEVLRVENLQALDNKGLPALRGVSFTIRRGEILGIAGVAGNGQTELAEVLTGLRQATGGKVFFKGQEITNWTPRALYELNIAHIPEDRQRVGLIMDFSVKENTLLGVYYRWPFAKGIQMNHSVIREHAAKLIQEYGIRTPGPEAKVRFLSGGNQQKLILARELSRKPGLLIAVQPTRGLDISATEFVHQQILLQREQGTAILYISTELDEIMKLSDRIAVFYKGEIMGILEPHKTDIETLGLLMAGAQRLETN, encoded by the coding sequence AACTTACAAGTAGCTGCAGGTGAAATCCATGCCTTATTAGGGGAGAATGGGGCAGGCAAAACAACCCTTATGAACTGTATCTACGGTCTTTATACCCCTGATGCAGGCCAGATCTTTTGGGAAGGCCGGGAAGTTAAGATTAATTCTATCCGGGATGCTATAAATTTGGGTATTGGCATGGTGCACCAGCATTTCATGCTAGTGCATAATTTTACGGTTTTAGAAAATATCATGCTCGGCTTGCCTTCTAGGAGGGAGCCTTTTTTAGATAAGGCTAAGGTGGCCAGGGAAGTTAAGGAATTGATGGAAGCTTACGGGCTCTATGTAGATCTTGATGCCCAAATATGGCAGCTGCCAGTAGGGCTACAGCAAAGGGTGGAGATCCTCAAGGCTTTATACCGGAAGGCCCGGTTATTGATTTTGGATGAACCCACAGCGGTTTTAACACCTGGTGAAGTTAAGGAGCTCTTTCACATTTTACGCCAATTAGTAGCCCAAGGATATGCGGTAATTTTTATAACCCATAAATTAGATGAAGTTATGGCCATTGCTGACCGGATAACAGTATTAAGGGATGGCAAAGTAGTTAAAACTTTGGAAGCTAAAGCAGCTGACAAAAAAATGCTAGCGCGGCTCATGGTCGGCCGGGAGATCGCTTACGAAAAACCTAAAACCTCAGCTACCCCTGGAGAAGAGGTCTTAAGGGTTGAAAATTTGCAGGCCTTAGATAATAAGGGACTGCCAGCTTTAAGAGGTGTTTCTTTCACCATCCGGCGCGGAGAGATTTTGGGGATCGCTGGAGTAGCAGGGAACGGTCAAACAGAACTGGCGGAAGTTTTAACGGGGCTACGTCAGGCCACGGGAGGCAAGGTGTTTTTTAAAGGGCAAGAAATCACCAACTGGACTCCCCGGGCTTTATACGAATTGAATATCGCTCATATCCCTGAAGACAGGCAACGCGTAGGACTTATCATGGACTTTTCGGTAAAGGAAAACACCCTTTTGGGTGTGTATTATCGTTGGCCTTTTGCTAAAGGTATCCAGATGAACCACTCTGTTATACGAGAGCATGCCGCAAAACTTATCCAGGAATATGGCATCCGCACCCCGGGACCAGAAGCCAAAGTGCGGTTTCTTTCGGGTGGTAATCAGCAGAAGCTCATTTTAGCCCGGGAGCTCTCACGGAAACCTGGACTTTTAATTGCAGTTCAACCTACTAGAGGACTGGATATCAGTGCTACAGAGTTTGTCCACCAACAGATACTGCTTCAACGGGAACAAGGGACAGCTATACTTTATATCTCTACCGAGCTAGATGAGATTATGAAGTTAAGCGACCGTATTGCTGTATTTTATAAAGGAGAAATCATGGGTATTTTAGAGCCTCATAAAACCGATATAGAGACCCTGGGGCTTCTGATGGCGGGGGCCCAACGTTTGGAAACAAATTAA